One stretch of Pseudoramibacter sp. DNA includes these proteins:
- a CDS encoding MarR family winged helix-turn-helix transcriptional regulator — MTCRRQDLIQALSHLASLGTQCNDVAKDECHTLLTQRQTEFLHIIDKRQNVTFSELAQTFSLSKPTISEMIDKLSEQGCVVREKSKEDRRVSYIRLTKKGESAARCEQRGKMQLIYHIEASLTDSEIKQLIELLQKVH; from the coding sequence ATGACATGTAGAAGACAGGATCTTATTCAGGCGTTAAGTCACTTGGCGTCACTGGGCACGCAGTGCAATGACGTTGCGAAAGATGAATGCCATACATTATTGACACAAAGGCAGACTGAATTTTTACACATCATTGACAAACGTCAAAATGTCACATTTTCAGAGCTTGCCCAAACGTTCAGCCTATCTAAACCGACCATTTCTGAAATGATCGACAAGCTGTCGGAACAAGGCTGTGTGGTCAGAGAAAAGAGCAAGGAAGACAGGCGTGTGTCCTACATTCGTTTGACGAAAAAAGGCGAATCTGCTGCGCGGTGCGAACAGCGCGGAAAAATGCAGTTGATTTACCATATTGAAGCGAGCTTAACCGATTCAGAAATCAAGCAGTTAATCGAACTTTTGCAAAAGGTTCATTAA
- a CDS encoding M48 family metallopeptidase, producing MQAYQLIRSRRKTIAVQVKKDGTVEVKAPNTMAQSDIDRFVEEKSEWISKRKQQAELARNFEIKDGSWITVFGVEIPVLAVPDGQFEFKRAVKLDHSLMTIPEEADQNTIKREIIKIYKDLAEEIIFQRVAWYEQRMQLYPSKVRISNASRRWGSCSSKKSINFSWKLAMADGKAIDSVVVHELCHLRYMNHSKSFWQLVAQYCPDYQEQRAKLNQLSEKLLSENWEL from the coding sequence ATGCAAGCATATCAACTCATTCGAAGCCGGCGCAAAACCATCGCGGTGCAGGTCAAAAAAGACGGAACGGTCGAAGTGAAGGCCCCGAATACGATGGCGCAAAGTGATATTGACCGTTTTGTTGAAGAAAAATCAGAATGGATTTCAAAGCGAAAGCAGCAGGCGGAATTGGCCCGAAATTTTGAAATCAAAGACGGGTCCTGGATCACGGTATTCGGGGTTGAGATTCCAGTTCTGGCTGTTCCGGACGGCCAATTTGAGTTTAAGCGGGCTGTTAAATTAGATCATTCTTTAATGACCATACCGGAGGAGGCAGACCAGAATACCATTAAACGGGAGATCATCAAGATTTATAAAGATCTGGCAGAAGAGATTATTTTTCAGCGTGTGGCCTGGTACGAACAAAGGATGCAGCTGTACCCGTCGAAAGTTCGCATCAGCAATGCTTCCCGACGATGGGGGTCGTGTTCTTCCAAGAAGAGCATCAATTTTTCATGGAAACTTGCCATGGCTGACGGAAAAGCCATCGATTCTGTGGTGGTACATGAATTGTGCCATCTCCGCTATATGAATCATTCCAAATCGTTCTGGCAGCTGGTCGCACAGTATTGTCCAGATTATCAAGAACAGCGTGCGAAACTGAATCAATTGTCAGAAAAATTATTAAGTGAAAATTGGGAACTTTAA
- a CDS encoding thiamine phosphate synthase produces MDDFKLVVISNRHLFSTKEAFMAHLDRLAAARPDLFILREKDLKPGAYAALAKDVLETCEKYHVICALHGFVDVARDLKAEAFHAPMPVLEKMTEEDKKSFRILGASAHSLQQGLQAQSAGCTYITASHIYDTDCKKGLPGRGIAFLKSVCGGVSLPVYALGGIDASKIEEVKRAGAAGACMMSGAMTCPDPLKYMETLRYFSEK; encoded by the coding sequence ATGGATGATTTTAAGCTCGTTGTCATTTCAAATCGGCACTTGTTTTCGACGAAGGAAGCCTTTATGGCGCATTTGGACCGTTTGGCCGCTGCCCGTCCCGATCTGTTCATCCTCCGGGAAAAAGATCTGAAGCCCGGGGCTTACGCGGCACTTGCTAAAGACGTCCTTGAGACTTGCGAAAAATATCATGTCATCTGTGCGCTGCACGGCTTTGTTGATGTGGCGCGCGACCTCAAGGCGGAGGCTTTTCATGCACCGATGCCGGTGCTTGAAAAAATGACAGAGGAAGATAAAAAAAGCTTTCGCATTTTGGGCGCTTCAGCCCACAGCCTTCAGCAGGGACTACAGGCCCAAAGCGCTGGCTGCACCTATATCACAGCGAGTCATATTTACGACACAGACTGTAAAAAGGGACTGCCGGGACGAGGCATTGCCTTTTTAAAATCGGTCTGTGGGGGTGTTTCCCTTCCGGTTTATGCTCTCGGCGGAATCGATGCCTCGAAAATCGAAGAAGTCAAAAGGGCGGGGGCTGCCGGCGCCTGCATGATGAGTGGCGCCATGACCTGTCCTGATCCTTTGAAGTATATGGAAACCCTGCGTTATTTTTCAGAAAAATAA
- a CDS encoding sugar O-acetyltransferase, with amino-acid sequence MNQEQETKRMLSGKLFSPFGVGTEDWNRVHAAQKAFNESEFWQDTQAFEALKKCFGKAPEEMKLTPPVYFDRGVQIFFGRRFYANTDLTILDENDVCFGDDVMVGPHVSIYSVSHPIDPEIRKTGLEISKPVTIGNGVWICGNVVINPGVEIGDHTIIGSGSVVTHDIPENVIAAGNPCQVIREIGETDRAYWKKQYELYRQAH; translated from the coding sequence ATGAATCAAGAGCAGGAAACGAAGCGGATGCTGTCTGGCAAATTGTTTTCGCCCTTTGGTGTCGGAACCGAAGATTGGAACCGGGTTCATGCGGCTCAGAAAGCCTTTAACGAATCAGAATTCTGGCAGGATACCCAGGCATTCGAAGCCCTGAAAAAATGTTTTGGAAAAGCCCCGGAAGAGATGAAATTAACGCCGCCCGTTTATTTTGATCGGGGCGTTCAGATCTTTTTCGGACGGCGTTTTTATGCGAATACGGATTTGACAATTTTAGACGAAAATGATGTGTGCTTTGGGGACGATGTGATGGTTGGCCCCCATGTGAGCATTTATTCGGTCTCCCATCCCATTGACCCTGAGATCCGAAAAACAGGTCTAGAAATTTCAAAGCCTGTCACGATCGGGAATGGCGTCTGGATTTGCGGAAATGTAGTGATTAATCCTGGCGTAGAAATCGGAGATCATACCATTATCGGTTCAGGATCAGTTGTGACCCATGACATTCCCGAAAACGTCATCGCGGCGGGCAATCCCTGCCAGGTGATCCGGGAAATTGGCGAAACAGACCGCGCGTATTGGAAGAAGCAGTATGAGCTTTACCGCCAGGCGCATTAA
- a CDS encoding YoaK family protein — translation MSNHQLLKTKHRRMISESFRLGALLALVGGFLDAYSYMTRGEVFATAETGNIVLMGLNLSRGNFPMVLHYLLPICVYAVGIIVVKTIQESANQYHLIVVHWRQIVIFCEACVLMCVYFIPQTPRANLFANVLIAFVSSMQVQSFRKLRGLGFATTMCTGNLRSAMDRLYSGISKGINREEIINSLRYLGIIASFVVGVIISYQLTARWGTHAMPFAVCILIIVFVLLVREPREFE, via the coding sequence TTGTCCAATCATCAGCTTTTAAAAACCAAGCACCGGCGGATGATTTCCGAAAGTTTCCGTCTGGGTGCGCTTTTGGCCTTGGTCGGCGGATTTCTTGACGCCTACAGTTATATGACCCGCGGGGAAGTTTTTGCGACAGCAGAAACCGGGAATATTGTGCTCATGGGGCTGAATTTGTCCCGGGGGAATTTTCCCATGGTGCTGCATTATTTACTGCCGATTTGCGTGTACGCAGTTGGCATTATCGTGGTGAAGACCATTCAGGAAAGCGCCAATCAGTACCATCTGATCGTCGTGCACTGGCGGCAGATTGTCATTTTCTGCGAAGCCTGCGTCTTGATGTGCGTGTACTTTATTCCTCAGACGCCAAGAGCCAATTTGTTTGCCAATGTGCTGATTGCCTTTGTCTCGTCCATGCAGGTTCAGAGCTTCAGGAAACTCAGAGGGCTGGGCTTTGCGACCACCATGTGTACGGGCAATCTGCGCTCTGCAATGGACCGGCTGTACAGCGGCATTTCAAAGGGGATCAACCGAGAAGAAATTATCAACAGCCTGCGCTATCTTGGGATTATTGCTTCTTTTGTCGTGGGGGTCATTATTTCCTACCAGCTGACAGCGCGCTGGGGAACGCATGCGATGCCTTTTGCCGTCTGCATTCTGATCATTGTTTTTGTGCTGCTGGTCCGTGAGCCGAGGGAATTTGAATAA
- the lon gene encoding endopeptidase La gives MAIEVQNPMKAPVIPITETVIFPGIKNRIYVNETIGNNIKHYMGEENTLAVGLTTKGNIPYEELNDSSFYRIGVLFQFNRIEEANNGGYVIEIFTLRRVEVLEVTEGEDHQLIATYGEYPEWEDMTEADDEEMTAYIKNLCSEFSENFKGADYFMKVLDRQQHVKQIMGYLVPMMSMSIPEKQALLEINSQKRRALKFIDYLIKEKDSVHLQLEISKKYAREKDKNYRNAMLREQLHNIEAELGEDDGDESQSYRERVEASDMPENVKKVALREVKKLEAVPQGSSEMSIIMNYLDLLLDLPWTCEPQEIDINEAKKVLDEDHYGLEKVKERIIEHLAVMKMKNDNQGTILLLVGPPGTGKTSLGRSIARALNRKYVRASLGGVRDESEIRGHRRTYIGALPGRIIKGIRDAKAMNPVFVLDEIDKLGISAQGDPSAALLEVLDPEQNNTFSDHYLEVPYDLSNVFFICTANDASRIPGPLLDRAEIIELSSYTNTEKQHIAEEHLVQKVIEENGLKPEQLSISKDAISCIIEDYTAEAGVRGLTKQLAKIARMTAEKIVTGEAESVRIEEADVEKWLGHKKRYHEKVRAHNAPGVVTGMAWTAVGGEILFTEATFMPGSGRLIMTGQLGDVMKESATIAMSLIRSRFSEEATGFDYSKFDTHIHVPEGATPKDGPSAGVTITTALASLILGKSVDSHLSMTGEITLSGNVLPVGGIKEKVIAAQRAGVKKIILPKENKEDLEDVPKEVTDELTFVYAETIDDVLKEALGVEMPKYQIHTNIQLDPHKKEETDLSVIL, from the coding sequence ATGGCCATTGAAGTACAAAATCCAATGAAAGCACCGGTTATTCCAATTACAGAAACCGTCATCTTTCCAGGTATAAAAAACCGGATTTACGTCAATGAAACCATAGGCAATAATATAAAACACTACATGGGTGAGGAGAATACCCTGGCAGTCGGACTGACAACCAAGGGGAATATTCCTTATGAAGAATTAAATGATTCATCTTTCTACCGCATCGGTGTTTTATTTCAGTTTAACCGCATTGAAGAAGCGAATAACGGCGGCTATGTGATTGAAATTTTTACGCTGCGCAGAGTGGAAGTTCTGGAAGTGACGGAAGGGGAAGATCATCAGCTGATCGCCACTTACGGTGAATATCCGGAATGGGAAGACATGACGGAAGCAGACGATGAAGAAATGACCGCCTATATCAAGAACTTGTGCAGCGAGTTCTCAGAAAACTTCAAAGGCGCGGATTATTTTATGAAAGTATTGGACCGCCAGCAGCATGTTAAACAGATTATGGGCTATCTGGTTCCGATGATGAGCATGTCGATTCCGGAAAAACAGGCGCTTTTGGAAATCAATTCGCAAAAACGGCGGGCCCTTAAGTTTATCGATTATCTGATCAAGGAAAAGGATTCCGTGCATCTGCAGCTGGAAATCAGCAAAAAATACGCGCGGGAAAAAGACAAAAATTACCGCAACGCGATGCTGCGAGAACAGCTGCACAATATTGAAGCCGAATTAGGCGAAGATGACGGCGATGAATCTCAAAGCTACAGAGAACGGGTTGAAGCGTCGGATATGCCTGAAAACGTCAAAAAAGTGGCGCTTCGGGAAGTCAAAAAACTCGAAGCGGTGCCTCAGGGCTCTTCGGAAATGTCTATCATCATGAATTATCTCGATTTGCTCCTCGATCTGCCGTGGACCTGCGAACCCCAGGAAATTGACATCAACGAGGCCAAAAAGGTGCTGGATGAAGATCACTACGGCCTTGAAAAAGTCAAAGAACGGATCATCGAACATCTTGCCGTGATGAAGATGAAAAACGACAATCAGGGCACCATTTTGCTCCTGGTCGGCCCTCCGGGAACAGGCAAGACCAGTTTAGGACGCTCCATCGCAAGAGCCTTAAACCGCAAATATGTGCGGGCCAGTCTTGGCGGGGTGCGGGACGAATCAGAAATCCGCGGCCACCGCAGAACTTATATCGGCGCACTGCCGGGGCGGATCATCAAGGGCATCCGCGATGCCAAGGCCATGAATCCAGTTTTCGTTTTGGATGAAATTGATAAACTGGGCATTTCAGCCCAGGGTGATCCTTCAGCGGCTCTGCTTGAAGTTCTCGACCCGGAACAGAACAATACGTTCTCTGATCATTATCTTGAAGTGCCCTACGATTTGTCCAATGTCTTTTTCATCTGCACCGCAAACGATGCGTCCCGCATTCCGGGACCGCTGCTGGACCGTGCCGAAATCATTGAGCTGTCTTCGTACACCAATACCGAAAAACAGCACATTGCTGAAGAACATCTGGTCCAGAAAGTCATCGAAGAAAACGGCTTGAAACCGGAACAGCTTTCGATTTCAAAGGACGCCATCAGCTGCATTATTGAAGACTACACAGCAGAAGCCGGCGTTCGGGGATTGACCAAACAGCTGGCCAAAATCGCCAGAATGACAGCGGAAAAGATCGTCACAGGCGAAGCGGAAAGTGTCCGGATTGAAGAAGCAGACGTGGAAAAATGGCTGGGGCATAAGAAGCGCTATCACGAAAAAGTGCGGGCTCACAATGCGCCGGGTGTGGTCACTGGCATGGCCTGGACCGCGGTCGGCGGAGAAATCCTGTTCACCGAAGCGACCTTTATGCCGGGATCAGGAAGACTTATCATGACAGGCCAGCTCGGCGATGTGATGAAAGAATCGGCAACCATTGCCATGAGCTTGATCCGTTCGCGTTTCAGTGAAGAAGCGACAGGTTTTGATTATTCAAAATTTGACACCCATATCCATGTCCCAGAAGGCGCGACGCCGAAAGACGGGCCTAGTGCAGGGGTCACCATTACGACGGCGCTGGCCTCTTTGATTCTGGGCAAATCGGTGGACAGCCACTTGTCCATGACAGGGGAAATCACACTGTCAGGCAATGTGCTTCCTGTGGGCGGCATTAAAGAAAAGGTCATCGCAGCGCAGCGTGCGGGCGTAAAGAAAATCATTCTTCCAAAAGAAAATAAAGAAGATCTGGAAGATGTGCCCAAAGAAGTGACCGACGAACTGACTTTCGTATATGCCGAAACTATCGACGATGTGCTCAAAGAAGCGTTGGGTGTGGAAATGCCGAAATACCAGATCCATACCAATATTCAGCTGGACCCACACAAGAAAGAAGAAACAGATTTATCGGTCATATTATAA
- the pckA gene encoding phosphoenolpyruvate carboxykinase (ATP): protein MYECDLSFLGLDGKKALANAKASVLTEKALLRGEGHLSDTGAIVVNTGKYTGRSPKDRFIVDDEVSHDKVAWGPINMPFDEDKFEALYKMMTAYVGTLDEVYVFNGYAGADEDYQLPIRVVNQYASQNLFVQNLFIEPKDDAESKSIDPQFTVIAVPGFHCDPAVDGTHSEAAIIISFKKRVILIAGSRYCGEIKKSIFSVMNFLLPQRDVLTMHCSANMDDNGRTALFFGLSGTGKTTLSATPDRGLIGDDEHGWSDNGIFNFEGGCFAKCIDLKEESEPEIFHAIRFGTVVENVVLDENGKPDYSDDRYTQNTRAGYQLRYIPNAVIPSKGGHPNTIIFLTADAFGVLPPVAKLDKYQAMFHFVSGYTSKLAGTERGVTEPQTTFSTCFGEPFMPLPASRYAELLGEKIDKYHCNVYLVNTGWSGGPYGVGSRFKLKYTRAIVSAATAGKLEDVPMVHDDLFNVDIPTSCPGVPSELLMPKNTWKDKDAYDKTARDLAEHFVENFKKYDTMPENIVNAGPNVK from the coding sequence ATGTACGAATGTGATTTATCATTTTTGGGATTAGACGGGAAAAAGGCACTTGCCAACGCAAAAGCATCTGTCTTGACAGAAAAAGCCCTTCTCCGCGGAGAAGGTCATTTATCAGACACGGGCGCCATTGTGGTGAATACAGGAAAATATACCGGGCGTTCTCCAAAGGACCGTTTTATCGTTGACGACGAAGTGAGCCATGACAAAGTGGCCTGGGGGCCGATCAATATGCCCTTCGATGAAGATAAATTTGAAGCCTTATACAAAATGATGACGGCTTATGTCGGCACCTTGGATGAAGTTTATGTATTCAACGGCTACGCTGGTGCTGACGAAGACTATCAGCTTCCCATCCGCGTCGTCAACCAATACGCGAGCCAGAACCTCTTCGTTCAAAACCTCTTTATTGAACCAAAGGACGACGCAGAATCAAAAAGCATTGACCCGCAGTTCACCGTCATCGCAGTCCCAGGATTTCACTGTGATCCAGCAGTGGACGGCACCCACAGCGAAGCGGCCATCATTATCAGCTTTAAGAAGCGCGTCATTTTAATTGCAGGCTCCCGCTACTGCGGTGAAATTAAAAAGTCCATTTTCTCCGTCATGAATTTCCTGCTGCCCCAGAGAGATGTTTTAACCATGCACTGCTCTGCCAATATGGATGACAATGGCCGGACTGCACTGTTCTTCGGCCTGTCCGGTACTGGGAAAACCACCTTGTCCGCGACGCCGGACCGGGGACTCATCGGTGATGATGAACACGGCTGGAGCGACAACGGGATCTTCAATTTTGAAGGCGGCTGCTTTGCAAAATGCATCGATCTGAAAGAAGAAAGCGAACCAGAAATTTTCCACGCTATCCGTTTCGGAACGGTTGTTGAAAATGTCGTCTTAGACGAAAACGGCAAACCGGATTACAGCGATGACCGCTATACTCAGAACACCCGCGCCGGCTATCAGCTGCGCTACATTCCAAACGCCGTGATCCCGAGCAAGGGCGGGCACCCGAACACCATTATTTTCCTGACCGCAGATGCTTTCGGCGTTCTGCCGCCAGTGGCAAAACTTGACAAATATCAGGCCATGTTCCATTTCGTGTCCGGCTATACCAGCAAGCTGGCCGGTACTGAACGGGGCGTCACCGAACCTCAAACCACATTCTCCACTTGCTTTGGCGAACCCTTTATGCCGCTGCCGGCTTCACGCTACGCTGAATTGTTAGGCGAAAAGATTGACAAGTATCACTGCAACGTTTATCTGGTCAATACCGGATGGTCCGGCGGCCCTTACGGTGTCGGTTCCCGTTTCAAATTGAAATACACCCGAGCCATCGTTTCCGCCGCAACAGCAGGTAAGCTCGAAGATGTGCCGATGGTGCACGACGATTTATTCAACGTCGACATCCCGACGAGCTGCCCAGGCGTGCCGTCAGAACTTTTGATGCCGAAGAACACCTGGAAAGATAAGGATGCTTACGACAAAACGGCAAGGGATTTGGCAGAACATTTTGTCGAAAACTTCAAGAAGTACGATACGATGCCGGAAAACATTGTCAATGCAGGGCCAAACGTCAAATAA
- a CDS encoding thiazole synthase, whose protein sequence is MKDDQLVIGGHAFDSRFILGSGKYSFELIDAAVKNAGAQIVTCAIRRTKPGEENIMDYIPKDVTLLPNTSGSRTAEDAIRIAHMARELGCGDFVKLEVIPDQKYLLPDNGETIKATRILAKEGFIVMPYMFPDLNAAKALEDAGAAAIMPLGAPIGSNQGLASKAFIQILINEMSLPIIVDAGIGRPSQACEAMEMGADAIMANTALATAGDIPLMASAFKSAIEAGRKAYHSGLGRVLIKGEASDPTTGTLHG, encoded by the coding sequence ATGAAAGATGATCAATTGGTTATTGGGGGACATGCATTTGATTCACGGTTTATTTTAGGCTCAGGCAAATATTCTTTTGAACTCATCGATGCAGCGGTTAAAAATGCCGGTGCTCAGATTGTAACCTGTGCCATTCGCCGGACAAAACCGGGCGAAGAAAACATCATGGATTATATTCCGAAAGACGTAACCCTTCTGCCTAATACGTCCGGCTCCAGAACAGCGGAAGACGCTATCCGCATCGCGCATATGGCCAGAGAATTGGGCTGCGGCGATTTTGTCAAGCTGGAAGTGATTCCAGATCAAAAGTATTTGCTGCCAGACAATGGGGAAACCATCAAGGCGACCCGGATACTGGCCAAGGAAGGCTTCATTGTCATGCCGTACATGTTTCCAGATTTGAATGCAGCGAAAGCCCTGGAAGATGCCGGTGCGGCGGCCATTATGCCTTTGGGGGCACCTATCGGTTCCAATCAGGGTCTGGCGAGCAAGGCGTTCATTCAGATTTTAATTAATGAAATGTCCCTGCCGATCATCGTGGATGCGGGCATCGGCAGACCGTCCCAGGCCTGTGAAGCGATGGAAATGGGCGCCGACGCGATCATGGCCAACACGGCGCTGGCCACAGCCGGCGATATCCCTCTTATGGCCTCTGCTTTTAAATCTGCGATTGAAGCCGGGCGCAAAGCTTATCATTCGGGTTTAGGCCGGGTGCTCATCAAAGGCGAAGCATCTGATCCGACTACAGGCACCCTGCATGGATGA
- the thiS gene encoding sulfur carrier protein ThiS, producing the protein MVQINGENIAVSGQTIGDYLKQQEIHPQRVAVEYNGAILDKQAYDQTVLNDGDVVEIVSFVGGGC; encoded by the coding sequence TTGGTTCAGATTAATGGTGAAAATATTGCGGTATCGGGTCAAACGATCGGGGATTATTTGAAGCAGCAGGAGATTCATCCACAGCGTGTTGCCGTTGAATACAATGGCGCAATCCTTGATAAGCAAGCCTATGACCAGACGGTTCTAAACGACGGCGATGTGGTTGAAATCGTCAGTTTTGTCGGCGGCGGCTGTTAG
- a CDS encoding MATE family efflux transporter yields MNEKENKMGTDRIDALLLKMGLPIIVSMVLQAMYNIVDSMFVARMPDSGGILHVGELAVNALTLAFPIQMLMVAFSIGTGVGVGAMLSRKLGQKDAEGVARTAENGIFLGLVITAAFMIFGIFGSKFYLKTQTSNPVILNMGTKYLKICTVFCFGNVLYGIFEKLLQSTGKSVLSTTAQISGALTNIVLDPIMIYGLLGCPAFGIAGAAYATVIGQILSFVLAFIFQIKRNKEIIMHAVFLKPRLQTVKGIYQIGFSAIVMQALMSFMTYGLNIIFGAISQQMVTAYGIFYKIQQFVFFAGFGLRDAITPLTAYNYGARKKKRVMQCIRFGLIDTTAVMVIGLVILQLFAHPLAQVFGLTKLTESLCVSAARIISFSFVFAGINIALQGIFQGIECGNASLIVSLLRLLVIPLPLTWWLSRLPLPDISVFWAFFAAEGIAAVVALLLLKWAVSHRIKPIDHKIINYKGVD; encoded by the coding sequence ATGAACGAAAAAGAAAACAAAATGGGGACGGATCGGATTGATGCCTTATTGCTTAAAATGGGACTCCCGATTATCGTTTCAATGGTCTTGCAGGCGATGTACAACATCGTCGACAGCATGTTTGTCGCCAGAATGCCGGACAGCGGCGGCATTTTGCATGTCGGCGAATTGGCGGTAAACGCCCTGACCTTGGCCTTTCCGATTCAGATGCTCATGGTCGCTTTCAGCATCGGCACCGGTGTCGGCGTCGGTGCCATGCTGTCCCGGAAACTAGGACAGAAAGATGCAGAGGGGGTCGCACGCACAGCGGAAAACGGCATTTTCCTCGGTCTTGTGATCACCGCTGCTTTCATGATTTTCGGCATCTTCGGTTCAAAATTTTATCTTAAAACCCAAACGTCAAATCCTGTGATTCTGAACATGGGGACAAAGTACTTAAAAATCTGTACAGTATTCTGTTTTGGCAACGTCTTGTACGGCATTTTTGAAAAACTGCTTCAATCGACTGGAAAAAGTGTTTTGTCCACGACAGCTCAAATCTCCGGGGCCCTGACCAATATTGTGCTGGACCCGATTATGATTTACGGGCTTCTGGGCTGCCCGGCTTTCGGCATTGCCGGCGCCGCCTACGCCACTGTCATCGGGCAGATCCTGTCTTTTGTTTTGGCTTTTATCTTCCAAATCAAACGCAACAAAGAAATAATAATGCACGCGGTCTTTTTAAAACCCCGGCTTCAAACCGTAAAAGGCATTTATCAAATTGGCTTTTCCGCCATCGTCATGCAGGCCTTGATGAGTTTTATGACCTATGGGCTCAATATCATTTTCGGTGCCATTTCCCAGCAAATGGTGACCGCCTACGGTATCTTTTACAAAATTCAGCAATTTGTCTTTTTCGCCGGATTTGGTCTGCGGGACGCCATTACGCCTTTAACCGCTTATAATTACGGCGCCCGGAAGAAAAAACGCGTCATGCAGTGCATCCGCTTCGGGCTCATTGACACCACCGCCGTCATGGTCATCGGCCTGGTGATCCTTCAGCTTTTTGCCCATCCCCTGGCCCAGGTTTTCGGTTTGACTAAACTGACGGAAAGCCTTTGTGTCAGTGCGGCGCGCATCATCAGTTTCAGTTTTGTTTTTGCCGGCATCAACATCGCACTGCAGGGCATCTTTCAAGGGATCGAATGCGGCAATGCTTCCCTCATCGTTTCGCTGCTGCGCCTGCTCGTCATTCCCCTGCCCCTCACGTGGTGGCTCAGCCGGCTTCCCCTTCCTGACATTTCGGTTTTCTGGGCATTTTTCGCGGCGGAAGGCATCGCCGCTGTGGTCGCCCTGCTGCTTTTAAAATGGGCAGTTTCCCACCGCATTAAACCGATTGATCATAAAATCATAAATTACAAAGGAGTTGATTAA
- a CDS encoding secondary thiamine-phosphate synthase enzyme YjbQ → MKSYRKELHFHFKTRRGLMNITPDVEKALAESDIQEGLVLVNAMNITSSVFINDDEPGLHLDFENWLERLAPEKPYSQYHHNGFEDNGDAHLKRTIMGREVVVAVTNGKLDFGTWEQIFYFEFDGKRDKHALIKIIGE, encoded by the coding sequence ATGAAATCCTACCGCAAAGAACTGCATTTTCACTTTAAAACCCGCCGCGGCCTTATGAACATCACGCCGGATGTTGAAAAAGCCCTCGCGGAAAGCGACATCCAGGAAGGGCTGGTGCTCGTCAATGCGATGAACATCACCTCCAGCGTCTTTATCAATGACGACGAACCGGGACTGCACCTGGATTTCGAAAACTGGCTCGAACGCTTGGCGCCTGAAAAACCTTACAGTCAATATCATCACAATGGCTTTGAAGACAATGGTGATGCCCATTTAAAACGCACCATCATGGGCCGGGAAGTCGTTGTCGCCGTGACGAACGGCAAACTGGACTTTGGAACCTGGGAACAGATTTTCTATTTTGAATTCGACGGCAAGCGGGACAAACACGCCCTCATCAAAATCATCGGAGAATAA
- a CDS encoding tetratricopeptide repeat protein, with protein sequence MNEEEKAKLRDGIFKAADSGDAQAAFFAGRLYYEGFTLDQDYTKAREWFTRAAELGNVWGKVYLGYCHYYGRDIPVDYQKAFTCFSSAAALHNHCALYKLGDMYQKGLFVNKDEAKALQCYQKALDLITPDSPEYPNILSRIGHCRLYGLGCEPDLLKAMEDLDRAKEKCYTLLAHGDPYAHLPLPAIYRDLKEISCRLDQKCQRDQQKVQYPE encoded by the coding sequence ATGAACGAAGAAGAAAAGGCAAAATTAAGAGACGGCATTTTCAAAGCGGCGGACAGCGGCGATGCCCAGGCCGCTTTTTTCGCCGGAAGACTGTATTACGAAGGGTTTACCCTTGACCAGGACTACACAAAGGCCCGGGAGTGGTTTACGCGGGCTGCAGAACTCGGAAATGTCTGGGGAAAAGTTTACCTCGGATATTGTCACTATTACGGCCGCGATATTCCCGTTGATTATCAAAAAGCCTTCACTTGTTTTTCGTCAGCAGCCGCTTTGCATAATCACTGCGCCCTCTACAAGCTCGGAGATATGTACCAAAAGGGGCTTTTCGTCAATAAAGACGAGGCAAAGGCGCTGCAGTGCTATCAAAAGGCTTTAGATCTGATTACGCCGGACAGTCCTGAATATCCCAATATTCTGTCCAGAATCGGCCACTGCCGGCTGTACGGCCTGGGATGTGAACCTGATCTTTTAAAAGCCATGGAAGATCTCGATCGGGCCAAGGAAAAATGCTATACCCTGTTAGCCCATGGAGATCCCTATGCCCATCTTCCGCTCCCTGCAATTTACCGCGACTTAAAAGAAATTTCCTGCAGGCTCGATCAAAAATGCCAGCGTGATCAGCAGAAAGTTCAATATCCAGAATAA